The sequence ggatggtagatattatgtatatgtattcaacactttgtagtatatgaatatacttACATAATAAGTTAAAAGTACGACATATCGTTGAATACTAACctttgatgtaaatgaatagtttacaaagacaattttttatgtggatattgtgaaataattttgacaatacacttaatatcaatacaatttagctaattagatacttaaaatttcacattcatgcatgcatatacttagaattaattaattcatcccacaagaaataatccatttgcgcttgtaaaatgccgacggcaaataagcatgaaagaaaaatgtacaagtctgttgttattttattttgcctaacACCGAATcttggcattttacatttcaatacaattgctatatttaattctgttgactacgctccgctatgttaactctcttatGTTAACTTTTCCAAGGCCGTGgtaaaatacataataaaaatttcttagccGCATTTTTTAGCATTTACATTTAACCTGCTCATTCCTTCCTGAGCcctctctatgaatttacgttctctgcagtTATTTTCAAGCGTACTGaatctatatatgtacatatataaaaattcagccgtttttcgcgttgtgatgaactttacggagaatggtccaaccgattttaaccaaactttgccacattgaagagacacatgtggagaaagtttgtgttttcaaattttaagaattggataccagggtctcgagaaataggccaaaacgtggacccgcgtaaccctaggatgtgtttgtacaatatgggtatcaaatggaagctgttgatgatttctatagtatagagtatttttcatactgttccgtgactagggtctcgagacatagaccaaaacgtggacccggataaccctgggatgtgtgtgtacaatatgggtatcaaatgaaagctgttgataagtgctttaatacggggtaattttcatttcctattgatgactagggtctcgaaatatatgccaaaacgtggacccgccgtgtcttagcaccgaattaaaccaaacttacacatattgttaagtaagtattgaaaatgggtttcgtacaGTTTGGTTGTGATTCGGAAcaccggcaacgcgtacagcattcttttgaaccagccataatgtcgtttaaatttttaacgcttggggtggaactgaactgtcaaattgacaatgtgagttacaatgtgtcaatatttctttctgatttggacgccataaggagaatacgtaagtgcaaagtgtaaacattttttgtgaatttttttggagtggattttggaacagtgaataatttcttacgaaatttgagaatttaatgtgaaatccgaatgttcaaatgaaattatgttttatggatttattttttcggtacatatgcgataagctacgatacaccatgagtgaaaaaaatggtaaaaaaaatgaataaacaaaagaaattgttaaaggatgcaaaagaagagcacgaaaaatgcgtaactttgatgaaaaaattaatagtcttatcatgcaaattgtcaacaattttcagaggaaaagagatgatttaagaaaatcacaacaaaataaaataatcctgaccatgtggacttgggcttttaaacacatatgcatcgaaaatataatccacaaaattgaaaaaaaaatgttttaaaatctcagaataccataattacaatcatgtttattacagtacaaatgccaagacaatcacgtaatcatattggtcgttcgacaaataataataggcgcatgagaaatgcccggaataacgcgacatcagaagaacgtcaagaacaaaatgaagtagttaaacgattgatgaataatgttatccaagcaactattttaattggcaaattcaagaatgaagacgttctaataccaagaattccaatgattccacctgaattgccatttgaattcaagcgtttgcaactgcccattcgtttagcatttgcaataactatcaataactCACAacggcaaactttagaaatatgcgggatgaatttagaagaaccactattcacccatggtcaactatacgttggctgttcacgtgttgggaagccaacaacattatatatttactcaaaaacaaataaaaaaaataaataattggcgcgtacacttctgttagatgtttggccgagctcctcctcctatttgtggtgtgcgtcttaatgttgttccacaaatggagggacctacagttttaagccgactccgaacggcagatatttttatgaggagctttttcatggcagaaatacactcggaggtttgccattgcctgccgaggggcgaccgctattagaaaaatgtttttattaattttgctttcccaTTGCTTTGCCCATTCGTTTaacatttgcaaaaactatCAATAActcacaagggcaaactttagaaatatgcgggatgaatttagaagaaccagtattcacccatggtcaactatacgttggctgttcacgtgttgagAAGCCAaccacattatatatttactcaaaaacaaatagaaaaacaaaaaatattgtttatgccaaagcgcttgaataaagaataaagaaataaataatatgaaaaccatatcttttctgttctaaaccatatctattctagtttagtgtgcccagcgaagcgggccgggtttgctagtactcATATATTAGTATCAGCTGGTGTAGCCATGTTTAGCCTGTCATTAACCTACATTTGGtcataatattttacatgatatcTAATGACACGTTAAATGTTTAcatatgtaattatttatttacagctCGAATACCTGCACGTTTGGTACTTTACTTTTTATCATGGTCcggttttttggtttcttttatgATGCGCAACGATATAAACTTTGCCCTGGTTGCAATGACACGTGCATCTGATGAGTGGAACTCATCAATAGCAACTGTTTCCAGCAACAATACATTGTTTACACTCAATAACTCTGCCTGGGTAAACGTCTCCTTGCAACATGTTATAGAAAATGCAACTAAACAGGCTGTTTTCGATGATGCTACGAATAAAACTGTGATAAATCAAAAAATGGTAACATTGTGTTTTATAAATAACTTTATCTAAATATTTCTTAACCTTTTTTTAGACTGCAGGCGGTAATGACGGCTTTTACGATTGGTCTCCTGCGGTGAAGTCAATAATTCTTAGTTCCTTTTATTGGTGCTACGTGCTCTCACAGGTTGTAGGTGGTATTGCCACACAATATTTCGGCACAAAACAGGTATTCGGTTGGTCTCAATTTGCCACTGCATTATGCAGTCTTTGCATTCCGGTCAGTGCCGACTTACACTATTCTGCTGTGATACTACTACGATCAGTGCAAGGTTTTGCATCTGGTTTAACATGGCCAGCTATGTATGCCATAGTTGGGTACTGGATTCCATTAGCCGAACGCTCACGATTTATGTCAAGTTTTCAGGGCTTTAGCATAGGTATCGGTTTAACATACCCACTATGTGGATTTATAATTTACAACTTTGGCTGGCGATACGTTTTTTACACGACCGGATCATTAGGTATAATTTGGTGTATACTGTGGTACTACCTAGCATTCAACACGCCAAAGGAACATCCACGTATTTCTGCTGAAGAAATCGAATATATTGAAGTTAGTGTTAGCTCCGAAGCAAAAGAAGCATTACGCATGAAAGTGCCATGGAAATCGATTTTCATTTCTTTACCTGCGTGGGCGATCGGAATAACAACATTTGGAAGAATTTGGATTCATTACATATTCATTGTATGTGGCCCAAGCTTCATGAAAAAcatgcttaaattcaattacaaagcaaatggttttttgtcCGGCATGCCGTTCATTTGCTCTTATATTTCATCTGTACTATTTTGCTATGTTGCTGATAAAATTATGCTAAATAATTGGATGAGTCTTACAAATGTTCGTAAGCTTTTTACTGCCTTGTCACAAGTCGTTCCTGGAATTCTAATATACTGGATTGGttatattgataaaaatattttattattattggttaTATGGTTTGTGGCAGTTACATTCATAACAGCCTCGTATGCCGGTGCTATGGCTaatattgttgatatcgctccGAATTTGGCTGGGCCGGTTCTTGCTTTTTGCCAAACAATACATATGTCGGCATCATTTCTTTCTCCGCTGGTATCGGGTATAATTGTCACAAATGAGGTATGCTTTTGATGACTCATCATAAGGTCGTTTTTTTCGACAAGTCTTGTAATCATTTTATATGCTTCCTTTTCTTTTAAGAGTTCCATTGAACAGTGGCGCACAGTTTTTGGAGTTTCATCGGCAATAACGATTTTAACATATggtattttccaaatttacggCACAGCTGAAATTCAAAGTTGGAATTACCCACAACCGCGCATTGACGGGTCGGCCGAAGAAAGCCAGATCCTTAAGAAACGGAATGAAGAGCCCATTCCGAAAGACGACATGTAGACTAtatgattatatatacatacatgtacttaATCAAGCGAAATACTTAACCCGTGTTAAACATTATTTACTAtggcatattaattttttggcattttataATTGCGCGTAACGAAAACTAGAGTTATTATTTAATATCTTTGTATGCGCACAAATGCACATAAGTATACATAATGTGTGCAAATACACCTATTGTCAACAATTTGTGCTTCAAATCTATGGTTTGTTATATGGAATGGGTGTAAGTTCGtctgtgtatatatacatacatatattacattatatttgTAACAGTTgggtatttttaatttcttgagcTAAAATATGAGGGTggagttttgtgagaaataataaaatcgGTTGGTGCGATTGCCTGAGaatttgtgataatttttaCTAGAGCGTATCCATACTAATAATATGTCGATAACTTTCAATCAGAAAACCAGCTGATAAAATTTAGCTACTTGTTATTGATTGCATACGAAGGTCTTAaagttgaaaataataaaaatagataaattaaatttgttgcatTTCAGTGTTGGCGAATATTACAAGTAAACGAATTAAGTGTGatgaaagtaaatatgtattgctAAAATTTATTCCGTAAATTCTTCTATGAAAAAACTAATGGTAGGTAGCTAGGttagtaccccaggtacactacaagtagcacttacgtgccgttttgatatcataaTGTGccgaaaaaatttagggaagtgaaagccgtctacagccatccagtgttgttgatgtagtggagaagagaaaagggatctaggctggagaattttgtcacgtcatccccaaagggcacgctaaggaatctcaagcgcctagccgccagagccagacatttgcagagaaagtgctcagcagtctctttctctgcaggatccccacagcatCTGCGATAGGGGTTGTACGgcattccaagcttctccgcatgagaaccgatcacccagtgaccagtgaacaccgcaatgagtttggatttggggattcgcatcaccttaagcgttctgtttatatcataTTGAGCACATAGTGTTTTCGAACTAGTACACGATGAGACAGGCCTCCACTCCCATGGCAGCcgtttctacgttaccggattgACTCGGGCTTTTcacgaccaagggctgccgccccagtaaactagctctGCCTAGTGTAACGTATCCCACAGACCTCCATCTAtcttgcgcttttttagaaagaaattgtgtagtttccctttaacaacggtaaaggggacaactgaaaccggttctgtcgaccccttcttggcaagctcatcgCCAATTTCATCTCCCTCTAAAATTCCTGTGCCCAGAAAGCCAGATAAGGAAATGTTttctgcacgttcgagacgtttgagttcctccttacaggagtttaccagAAGGGAGCTGCAATACGGTGACGACAGgaccttgatcgcagcttggctatcggaaaaatattaatgtctctcTCTCAACAGCGatccttaagcattttgcatattGCAGCAAGTTTAAAGTAGACCGAAATATTGGCtggtttagagaaaacccccgctcccactcccaatttcatcttggatccgtcagtgaaaacagaggtccGTGaggactctcccctctttccaatcttgtctgatcggaaagatagccctaacatggagagatcagtgcaaagtacagagaaggaaggggagatctgcatCAACATGCTACTATTTCCTACACGaagttgcctccagaggccaatctccttcaacctaatagctctctgagcagcaatggatttaacgtGCAGATCTACGGGAAGTgggtgcagaatgacgttgagggcAGCAGTGGGACgtgttctacaagcaccagtgatgcccacacatgcagttctctgcactctctctattTTAGTGgggttgtagcccttctgaagagctaccgaCTAAACTAGGAaaccatatgtcaaaattagcagaaccaCTAAGTCCATTGTACGACACGTGACTAGAGactccattttttgccgaacatagatttacatgcgtagaaggctatactggccttcttaactcaattttctatgtgcatggggtcaagtattacaccaagatacttgacttccgatgagagtgAAAGACAATGGTTGTTTAGTTttgaagcttaaaaggtggagtcttgtattttctggtaaaaAGCACCAACTCCGCTTTGTCAGatttgactctgagaccgcaactggctgCCAAAcgactgagtgtagccagtgcaccttccgaaatttcagccattactaaTGGGGAGGGTCCTGACACCATTAGGACCAAgccatcggcatatgctaccacctttaccccacccctgtttaagcgagttaaagcttcatcaatagctactagccaaaggagaggcgagaggacGACGACCTGAAATCTACCTCGATGTACGAACCTAGTGATTCTAGCCCCTCCTGCCACAGCATTTATTTTCCTACCACCAAGCAAGAACGAGATCCAGAGGTAGATAGGTCTTTCTATCCGTAGCCTATTTAGAGCAGTGACAATTGACGCAGCCGTAACGttattaaaggcgccctctatgtctataaaggccgcCATATGAATTGGTTTTCCTATAGAGATTTCTCTACGGTCTctactacctcatgtaaggctgactcggtagatttccctttcaggtaagcgtgttgggcTGGAGAAAGTCTGGCTTCAAAGTGCTCTCGAATGTGATAGTCGATCACTCTTTCGAAcaccttgagaataaaggaggtaagGCTTATGGGTCTGAAGTCCTTGGCCAAGACCTGGCCCCTACTTCCTGCCTTAGGAATGAAAGccaccttggttttcttccagcttGCAGGAACGGGGTTTAGCGAGATACGCGATCTTTTGAAGGACGGCAACCATCAGTTTTAGTCTTTTGAAGCATCACTGACATGATACCATCGATACCTGGAGACTTGAAAGGAGAAAAGCTGTCAGTTGCCCAGTTTATTCTGTTGACGGACAGGACAGATGTCAAGGACATAGCAAGTAACCCCTCCTGCCGATACGCGCCTTCGTCACAGACTAGAGCAATATAATTATACGGGAAATGGGCATCAACAAGGATTTTTAAAGATTcgcctgcagattcagcccaTTTCAGCCCCATTCCCTCTTTTGACAAGTGTGTTACAAGAATGGTTCTTGGAGACGACCCCGCTGCGTCTGGCCGAATCTTTTGCGGATTCAATGTATTCGCAATACTCTTTCCAAGGTTGCGCTTCGCATCTCTAATGGCTTCCTTATACTCTTTCAAAATTACTCAGTAGTCTTGAAATTTCCTTATTTGATAACATTTATTGAACACTCTCCTAACCTTCTATTTCAAGTCGGTAAGCGTCTTACTCCACCAGGAAGGAAAGTCTTTGTTGCTTAAGGATACTAGACAGGCCACTTGAAAGGCAGTCTGATAGGACCTCTCTAAGTGTCTAACTTGCATGTCCAGTTGTTCCCTAGTGGTAGTCAAAAACTTACTCTTGTTCAACTTCTTGCTGAAATCCCTATGAAAAGGAGACCAATCAGTTCTTTTAGGATTCCTACTTGGTATCAAGGTTTCCCGAACGAAATCGATTTCGAAAAAGATCAGCCTGTGGTCCGAAAAAGAGTTCTTCCGTTAAAACGTCCTATTTTCAACCTTAACAGCATAAGAGTTTGTCGAAAGAGAAATGTCAAGAACTTCCTCCCAACCTCTTGATGTTTCCGATGCCGGGAAAACAAAAGTTGGGTGTTGCCCTTGTTCCAGATGAATAAATTACGGCTAAATATCGAATTAAATAGAGGCtccccttgttgttgttgtagcagtaacttcgCCCTGTCAGGGTAGTGTAATCagcggtcgtcttcgtctagctcatctaacggtaggctcaGGACCacttgtggaccactccctgtgtgtcttaaggactgaacaggtcttaagatggcaccacccgttgaACTTACTGCTCCTAACCAAGGTGGAGTtagggtggagccgtttgtggcagatgCAGCAGTAAAATAGCTCTGGTCCAGGGTTGGGTTCAACGCCAGccctgaagagaagtatttggagcaaacgtGCTGCAAGGGATCTGTCATAGGACATGTAGGCAGACACCAAGCAGAAGCAACTGCCACTGGATGGTTCCACCCTGACCACCGTCACATCCGGTGAACTGAAATTTGATAGCAATAATGCATtaactagtatgtaacccccgaaaatcgggtgggcttttttcccacagaaagtaaacagcatatgtggcacttttatatattaaaagttatgatgattagaaaagtgtatatttttattcatatgtaatatgtaagaacttatgcatataacatttttaaaattttttcagttaaatga comes from Anastrepha obliqua isolate idAnaObli1 chromosome 6, idAnaObli1_1.0, whole genome shotgun sequence and encodes:
- the LOC129250019 gene encoding sialin, with the protein product MYNSHSEHRASKGYAVTQDSAVTTSAEDGRLERETNFCHHLNARIPARLVLYFLSWSGFLVSFMMRNDINFALVAMTRASDEWNSSIATVSSNNTLFTLNNSAWVNVSLQHVIENATKQAVFDDATNKTVINQKMTAGGNDGFYDWSPAVKSIILSSFYWCYVLSQVVGGIATQYFGTKQVFGWSQFATALCSLCIPVSADLHYSAVILLRSVQGFASGLTWPAMYAIVGYWIPLAERSRFMSSFQGFSIGIGLTYPLCGFIIYNFGWRYVFYTTGSLGIIWCILWYYLAFNTPKEHPRISAEEIEYIEVSVSSEAKEALRMKVPWKSIFISLPAWAIGITTFGRIWIHYIFIVCGPSFMKNMLKFNYKANGFLSGMPFICSYISSVLFCYVADKIMLNNWMSLTNVRKLFTALSQVVPGILIYWIGYIDKNILLLLVIWFVAVTFITASYAGAMANIVDIAPNLAGPVLAFCQTIHMSASFLSPLVSGIIVTNESSIEQWRTVFGVSSAITILTYGIFQIYGTAEIQSWNYPQPRIDGSAEESQILKKRNEEPIPKDDM